Proteins encoded by one window of Erwinia pyrifoliae DSM 12163:
- a CDS encoding omptin family outer membrane protease, which translates to MRFKLLALVLSSLQAYTAIADTANNFFTLDKVSAEMASGALSGKTKVRVYDSQSADKMSQLNWNYSNAAVVTGSLYWDLTPWVSLGASGWTTIGSRGGYMDDTDWLNGSSQGWTHQSQHPDTRLNFANEFDLNIKEWLLNEPDYRLGVMAGYQENRYSLKSTGGSYNYTDEETGSPVIGSFPAGTTGIGYKQRFNMPYIGLTGRYRYERFEFGGTFKFSGWVSAFDNDEHYLRNTTFKVNTANQNFYSLAADIGYYMTPNAKIYLNGIWSRTTNKKGNMSVNDHDEGNVVNLADAGGIENYNYMTSVGLKYAF; encoded by the coding sequence ATGCGTTTCAAACTTTTAGCTTTGGTTCTTTCCTCGCTGCAGGCTTATACGGCTATAGCCGACACCGCAAACAATTTTTTTACTCTTGATAAAGTGAGCGCTGAAATGGCTTCAGGTGCTTTGAGCGGCAAAACGAAGGTGCGTGTTTACGATTCACAATCTGCCGACAAGATGAGCCAGCTCAACTGGAATTACAGTAATGCAGCAGTCGTTACAGGTTCTCTTTATTGGGATTTAACACCGTGGGTATCGCTCGGTGCTTCAGGTTGGACAACCATCGGCAGCCGTGGCGGTTATATGGATGATACCGACTGGTTGAACGGAAGCTCGCAAGGGTGGACACATCAAAGTCAGCATCCTGACACACGCCTGAACTTCGCGAATGAATTCGATCTCAACATCAAAGAGTGGTTATTAAACGAACCTGATTATCGCCTCGGCGTAATGGCAGGTTATCAGGAAAACCGCTATAGCCTAAAATCTACCGGCGGCTCTTACAACTACACTGATGAAGAAACAGGCTCACCTGTAATTGGGTCTTTCCCGGCGGGCACTACGGGAATCGGCTACAAGCAGCGTTTTAACATGCCATATATTGGTCTCACAGGTCGCTACCGCTATGAGCGTTTCGAATTCGGCGGCACCTTTAAATTCAGTGGATGGGTAAGTGCATTTGACAATGACGAACACTATCTGAGAAATACCACCTTTAAGGTGAATACGGCAAACCAGAATTTCTACTCTCTCGCAGCAGACATCGGTTATTACATGACGCCGAACGCTAAAATTTACCTGAATGGGATCTGGAGCCGCACAACAAATAAAAAAGGTAACATGTCCGTCAACGACCACGACGAAGGTAACGTGGTAAACCTTGCAGACGCTGGCGGTATTGAAAACTACAACTATATGACATCGGTTGGCCTGAAATACGCTTTCTAA
- a CDS encoding DUF5462 family protein has translation MEDKIARFTLMVLVVLSTAPSAQANRDKEKEMYLGVLNGQVQGNSVVKVTRTLPEPILFRAESSDRLPDSLIISNAEGRPASGGTVWVTIKQLQPESGQEARITLKALLVVDGKKVPFSVTQRGVDVVIALPAAAESVELRTDTPAELEVPANFRGNLQVALQVEGERAS, from the coding sequence ATGGAAGACAAGATAGCCCGGTTCACGCTGATGGTGCTGGTGGTACTGAGCACAGCACCATCAGCGCAGGCCAACCGCGACAAAGAAAAGGAGATGTACCTGGGCGTGCTGAATGGCCAGGTGCAGGGCAACAGCGTGGTGAAGGTCACGCGCACGCTGCCGGAGCCAATACTGTTCCGGGCAGAATCCTCAGACAGGCTGCCGGACAGCCTGATTATCAGCAATGCCGAAGGTCGGCCAGCATCTGGCGGTACAGTTTGGGTGACCATTAAGCAGTTACAGCCGGAAAGCGGACAGGAGGCGCGGATTACGCTGAAGGCCTTGCTGGTAGTTGATGGGAAAAAAGTACCGTTCAGCGTCACGCAGCGGGGAGTGGATGTAGTGATAGCGTTGCCGGCGGCGGCGGAAAGCGTGGAGCTGAGGACTGACACCCCGGCGGAACTGGAGGTTCCGGCGAATTTTCGGGGCAATCTGCAGGTAGCGCTGCAGGTGGAGGGCGAACGGGCTTCTTGA
- a CDS encoding fimbrial protein, whose protein sequence is MKKTLMTLALAATVASGSAMAWTASGAGGHIELSGKFKPAVKKTPWEVMAGSGSANLIGEVQNGQKVTEIEITKAIPILGIRTKSTDLFTGGAGFNPQIDFNGDVGTDKVSKGVGELTLAVTGMDGNKIGTLKAPFTMIGVGYRKPRDGAGSVSALASYSSGKGFFGGLPKSMQHTYPIDKIEATANMLIPGVSSNFSHSGAEITGYASMDFTASEYDYSAYYVSGITSDSKIQFELNALLPSGEVEWKASLPIVVTYS, encoded by the coding sequence ATGAAAAAGACACTAATGACATTAGCGCTGGCAGCAACGGTAGCCTCCGGTTCTGCTATGGCATGGACGGCAAGCGGCGCTGGTGGTCATATTGAACTAAGTGGTAAATTTAAACCTGCTGTGAAGAAAACGCCATGGGAAGTGATGGCAGGTTCTGGTTCAGCCAATTTGATTGGTGAAGTTCAGAACGGTCAGAAGGTGACTGAAATTGAAATTACGAAAGCAATCCCAATTCTCGGTATTCGTACTAAGAGCACAGACTTGTTTACAGGCGGGGCAGGGTTCAATCCGCAGATCGACTTTAATGGTGATGTTGGTACTGACAAAGTGAGTAAAGGGGTTGGCGAACTGACTCTCGCGGTGACAGGAATGGATGGCAATAAAATCGGTACCCTTAAGGCCCCTTTTACCATGATAGGCGTGGGGTATCGGAAGCCTCGCGATGGTGCAGGTTCTGTAAGTGCTTTAGCTAGCTATTCAAGCGGGAAGGGTTTTTTTGGTGGTTTGCCAAAAAGTATGCAGCATACGTATCCTATTGATAAGATTGAGGCTACAGCAAACATGTTGATACCTGGTGTTAGCAGTAATTTCTCGCATAGTGGTGCTGAAATAACTGGTTATGCATCGATGGATTTTACGGCAAGCGAGTATGATTATAGTGCGTATTATGTATCCGGTATTACAAGTGATTCGAAAATCCAGTTCGAGCTGAATGCCTTATTACCGTCAGGAGAAGTTGAGTGGAAAGCCTCGCTGCCGATTGTCGTGACCTATAGCTGA
- the thiE gene encoding thiamine phosphate synthase encodes MSRGAFPTTAARLGLYPVVDNVQWIARLLDTGVRTLQLRIKDRAEQQVEQQVAEAIALGKRYQARLFINDYWRLAVKHQAYGVHLGQQDLDIADLDSIHAAGLRLGLSTHDDAELDRALVERPSYIALGHVFPTQTKYMPSEPQGLAALTRYVKRLSGIPTVAIGGISLARAPAVLATGVGSIAVVSAITQASDWQAATRQLLALAEAQRPARV; translated from the coding sequence ATGAGTCGTGGGGCATTCCCAACAACCGCAGCACGGCTGGGACTTTATCCGGTGGTTGATAACGTGCAATGGATTGCGCGCCTGCTGGATACTGGCGTACGCACCCTTCAGTTGCGCATTAAAGACCGGGCGGAACAGCAAGTCGAGCAGCAGGTCGCCGAGGCGATTGCCCTCGGCAAGCGCTATCAGGCACGTCTGTTTATCAACGACTACTGGCGGCTGGCCGTGAAGCATCAGGCATACGGCGTGCATCTGGGACAGCAGGATCTTGATATTGCCGATCTGGACAGTATCCATGCCGCCGGGCTGCGCCTGGGGCTGTCGACCCATGATGATGCCGAGCTGGATCGCGCACTGGTCGAGCGGCCATCGTACATTGCACTTGGCCATGTCTTTCCGACTCAAACCAAATATATGCCTTCAGAACCACAGGGGCTGGCCGCGCTGACCCGCTATGTTAAACGGCTATCGGGCATCCCTACTGTGGCGATTGGCGGCATCAGCCTTGCGCGCGCACCTGCGGTTCTGGCCACCGGCGTGGGCAGTATTGCCGTGGTAAGCGCTATTACACAGGCCAGCGACTGGCAGGCCGCAACGCGTCAGCTGCTGGCGCTGGCAGAAGCGCAGCGCCCGGCGAGAGTTTAG
- a CDS encoding fimbria/pilus periplasmic chaperone: MNKYGAVLKQLFCDKRVNALGLTLALAMTTHSALASLATDQTRYIFRGDRDSLSITIMNNDKKRMFGGQAWVDNIVEKDTRPTFVATPSFFKVKPNGQQALRIIMASDHLPRDKESIYWLNLQDIPPALEGSGIAIALRTKLKLFYRPKALLEGRKGAEEGISLQRQPDGKTMLVNTTPYIYAIGSLQDAAGKTLDVNSDTAQKLLMFMPGDKVAVNVNVVKVNSLNDYGELQSWTINQKQPVKTAEKAEEKMAGA, translated from the coding sequence GTGAATAAGTATGGTGCAGTATTAAAGCAGCTTTTCTGCGATAAGCGGGTGAACGCACTGGGATTGACGCTGGCGTTGGCAATGACGACCCACAGCGCGCTGGCATCGCTGGCAACAGACCAGACGCGGTATATCTTTCGCGGAGACAGGGATTCACTGTCCATTACCATAATGAACAACGACAAGAAGCGTATGTTCGGTGGGCAGGCGTGGGTGGATAACATCGTGGAGAAAGATACACGTCCGACGTTTGTGGCTACGCCGTCGTTTTTTAAAGTAAAACCAAATGGCCAACAGGCGCTGCGTATCATCATGGCGTCAGACCATCTGCCCAGGGATAAGGAGTCCATATACTGGCTTAACCTGCAGGATATCCCACCGGCGCTGGAAGGAAGTGGTATTGCCATTGCACTGCGCACTAAACTGAAACTCTTCTATCGGCCGAAAGCCCTGCTGGAAGGCCGTAAGGGGGCGGAAGAAGGCATTAGCCTGCAGCGTCAGCCAGACGGGAAAACCATGCTGGTGAATACCACGCCCTACATCTATGCCATCGGCAGCCTGCAGGATGCGGCAGGTAAGACGCTGGATGTGAACAGCGATACGGCACAGAAGCTGCTGATGTTTATGCCGGGGGACAAAGTGGCGGTAAACGTTAATGTGGTGAAGGTGAATTCGCTGAATGATTACGGTGAGCTGCAGTCCTGGACAATTAACCAGAAGCAGCCGGTAAAAACGGCTGAGAAGGCAGAAGAAAAAATGGCCGGAGCATGA
- a CDS encoding K88 minor fimbrial subunit FaeI yields the protein MKKLTCLLLTASLLPTVAPAWNTPGQNFSGELNLAGIVTSTRNPWEWQLSERSEDLDVKTLASRGHEQVITVAIPALKILLGKTTRSTPTGREGLVPRVIFGRGAEGFSLTWEEPGIAQVILPVTGEGNLQAGLFSFRMTAAALLRNSSGGQAVVAGVYDDLKGNGLPEQALVVGPEQTGRLLSTMFAGDGPAWLQGAAASDTIGLSQFANAELRQIDGVYGAQVVAGSGELRLKGELPRHWHVSLPVSIEYQ from the coding sequence ATGAAGAAGCTAACGTGTTTGTTGCTGACAGCCAGTCTGTTGCCGACGGTTGCCCCAGCCTGGAATACCCCCGGGCAGAATTTCAGCGGCGAACTGAATCTGGCGGGAATAGTGACCAGCACCCGCAACCCCTGGGAGTGGCAGTTAAGCGAAAGGTCGGAAGACCTGGATGTGAAAACGCTAGCTTCCCGGGGGCATGAACAGGTGATTACGGTCGCCATTCCTGCGCTGAAAATATTACTGGGTAAAACAACCAGGAGCACACCAACAGGGCGGGAAGGCTTAGTGCCCAGGGTGATATTTGGACGGGGAGCGGAAGGATTTTCGCTGACCTGGGAAGAGCCGGGGATAGCGCAGGTGATCTTGCCCGTGACGGGGGAGGGAAACCTTCAGGCTGGCCTCTTCAGTTTCCGCATGACGGCGGCAGCGCTGCTGCGTAATAGTTCTGGTGGACAGGCGGTGGTTGCCGGAGTGTATGACGACCTGAAGGGGAATGGGCTGCCGGAGCAGGCATTGGTAGTGGGCCCGGAACAGACAGGACGGCTGCTGTCGACAATGTTTGCCGGTGATGGTCCTGCATGGCTTCAGGGCGCGGCGGCCAGTGATACGATCGGACTGAGTCAGTTTGCGAATGCGGAACTTCGTCAGATTGACGGCGTGTACGGTGCGCAAGTGGTGGCGGGAAGTGGCGAGCTGCGCCTGAAAGGAGAGCTTCCCCGGCACTGGCATGTGTCCCTGCCGGTCAGTATTGAGTATCAGTAA
- the faeD gene encoding F4 (K88) fimbrial usher FaeD: protein MGCGAARAEDRLDMSFIQGGAGIDREAWAALNGTYVPGRYLVDVSLNSKDVGKQILDVSPQETEALCIAQSWLEKSGIYLNRDYFREEYDVSRQCYVLSKAPSVQVDFDISTQSLSLAIPQKGLTKIPENVEWDYGSSAFRVNYNANANTGRSNTSAFGSADLKANIGRWVVNSTATASGGDSGVSATSIDMFTATRAIRSLSADLAVGKTQTGNSLLGSTGTYGVSFSRNNGMKPGNLGYAPVFSGIANGPSRVTLTQNGRTLYSEMVPAGPFSVANVPLYNSGDVTMKIAGENGREQTQVFPLSVIGGQLSPGQHEFNIAAGLPDANSHFNGGVFAASYGYGFNGLTLQAGGVLNQRWHGGSVGAVVGLGHLGAISADGASVVAKYKNQPIHSGNKVQLAWTKQLEMTHTGLRLSWSRQDEAFEMMSSFEPMKLLLEGNTGRRVKDEWNGGISQPIGGMFSLSMSGWQRSYYPQSGRYSNAENDGRETGVTATLGTQIKGASLNIGTSGSRNSKGENNWALSASISIPFTLSERKYSSSTSISSSRGGGAGISSGVSGSLSDRFSYGLGGGRDSDGGSRSYLNASYAGERAWMSGALNHSASGGTSGSVSANGSVMGMPAAGGFVLSRTTGDTVAVVNVKDTPGVKVTSANGETDSNGNLVVALSSYDWNTVTVEAGTLPLNTELNTTSQKVVPSDKAVVWMPFEALKVRRYLLQVKQKDGAFVAGGTWARDSKTTPLGFVANNGVLMINAVDVPGDIMLGQCRIPAAKLQETEKLQEVTCE from the coding sequence ATGGGTTGTGGTGCGGCTCGTGCCGAAGATCGGCTGGACATGTCTTTTATTCAGGGTGGGGCTGGCATTGATAGGGAAGCTTGGGCTGCGTTGAATGGAACTTATGTTCCAGGGCGTTATCTGGTGGATGTCTCGTTGAACAGTAAGGACGTCGGAAAGCAGATACTGGACGTTTCGCCGCAGGAAACCGAGGCGCTGTGCATTGCGCAAAGCTGGCTTGAAAAATCTGGCATATACCTGAACCGTGATTACTTTCGCGAAGAGTATGACGTGAGCCGACAGTGCTATGTCTTGTCGAAAGCACCGTCAGTGCAGGTGGATTTTGATATTTCCACCCAAAGCTTGTCGCTAGCTATTCCGCAGAAAGGGCTGACGAAAATACCGGAAAATGTGGAGTGGGACTACGGGTCTTCAGCATTTCGGGTGAATTACAACGCCAACGCCAACACCGGGCGAAGCAACACTTCTGCGTTCGGTTCGGCAGACCTGAAAGCCAATATCGGTCGCTGGGTAGTTAATTCAACGGCCACGGCGAGTGGCGGGGACAGCGGAGTCAGTGCGACCTCCATTGACATGTTCACCGCCACCCGGGCTATCCGGTCGCTCAGTGCAGACCTCGCGGTCGGTAAAACTCAGACCGGTAATAGCCTGTTGGGCAGCACGGGAACGTATGGCGTGTCCTTTTCGCGTAATAACGGCATGAAGCCGGGCAACCTGGGTTACGCCCCTGTCTTCTCGGGAATTGCGAACGGACCATCGCGAGTGACTTTGACCCAGAACGGCCGCACGTTGTACTCGGAGATGGTGCCGGCCGGGCCATTCTCCGTTGCGAATGTCCCGTTGTATAACAGTGGGGACGTCACCATGAAGATAGCAGGCGAGAATGGCAGGGAACAGACACAGGTATTCCCTCTCTCGGTGATCGGCGGACAGCTTAGCCCTGGACAGCACGAATTCAATATTGCAGCCGGGTTACCGGACGCTAACAGTCATTTCAACGGTGGAGTGTTTGCCGCGTCTTATGGTTACGGTTTTAACGGTCTGACGCTACAGGCTGGTGGGGTGCTTAATCAGCGCTGGCACGGTGGCAGCGTCGGTGCAGTGGTTGGATTGGGGCACCTCGGCGCGATATCAGCAGATGGGGCATCTGTGGTGGCTAAATACAAAAACCAGCCGATCCACAGTGGTAATAAAGTCCAGCTGGCGTGGACAAAACAGCTGGAAATGACCCACACCGGGCTGCGGCTGAGCTGGTCCAGGCAGGATGAAGCCTTTGAGATGATGTCTTCTTTTGAACCGATGAAGCTGTTGCTTGAAGGAAATACGGGACGCCGCGTCAAGGATGAGTGGAACGGGGGCATCAGCCAGCCAATAGGCGGAATGTTTAGTCTCTCAATGTCGGGCTGGCAAAGGAGCTATTACCCGCAAAGCGGTCGTTACAGCAATGCGGAGAATGACGGTCGGGAGACGGGAGTCACCGCTACGCTGGGTACTCAGATTAAAGGGGCAAGCCTGAACATTGGAACCTCTGGCTCCAGAAACTCAAAGGGAGAGAACAATTGGGCGCTGTCTGCTTCGATCTCAATTCCGTTTACGCTGTCAGAGCGAAAATACAGCAGCAGTACGTCGATAAGCAGCAGTCGCGGGGGCGGAGCAGGCATCAGTAGCGGCGTCTCTGGGTCATTGAGCGACAGATTCAGCTACGGTTTGGGGGGCGGTCGCGACAGTGACGGTGGGAGCAGAAGTTATCTGAATGCCTCCTATGCAGGTGAGCGAGCCTGGATGAGTGGGGCGCTGAACCACTCTGCTTCAGGAGGCACCAGCGGGTCGGTATCAGCCAATGGTTCTGTGATGGGCATGCCGGCTGCAGGCGGCTTCGTGCTCAGTCGCACCACGGGTGACACGGTGGCTGTGGTGAATGTGAAAGATACCCCGGGCGTGAAGGTGACTTCTGCTAATGGTGAAACGGATAGCAACGGCAACCTGGTGGTTGCGCTGAGCAGCTATGACTGGAACACGGTCACTGTCGAAGCGGGAACTTTGCCGTTAAATACCGAATTGAACACCACCAGTCAGAAGGTAGTTCCGTCGGACAAGGCGGTGGTGTGGATGCCTTTTGAAGCATTGAAAGTGCGCCGCTACCTGCTACAGGTGAAACAGAAGGATGGAGCGTTCGTCGCGGGCGGGACTTGGGCGCGTGACAGCAAAACCACGCCGCTGGGTTTTGTCGCCAATAACGGTGTACTGATGATTAACGCGGTTGACGTGCCCGGCGATATCATGCTTGGGCAGTGCCGAATACCGGCAGCGAAGCTGCAAGAGACAGAGAAGTTACAGGAGGTAACGTGTGAATAA
- a CDS encoding K88 minor fimbrial subunit FaeH has protein sequence MSNKRYFISSLFILALFFSVLSQAEILDGGEIQFQGFVTDEAPKWTWQVASPDQSWAVDTADARYENGQLVFDLHDKGPLPFLEGHLHEVAERGGPGLTPLITFSSGGQPLLIVKGDSTRSQRFRAAVPVRDPDSDNTVGQLSFNLDQALAVSTGYQEEGVMLPAGMSLVSGESVTAVQTATLPQGVMSRLPALLLMNSGFSHGMSTASNGQVVSQSVLADGRVMDLAAAYASAVSGFELRLPAEGTPARWHAGLNVTVTVQ, from the coding sequence ATGAGTAATAAAAGATACTTTATTTCTTCCCTGTTTATTCTGGCCTTGTTTTTTTCAGTACTGTCCCAGGCCGAAATTCTCGATGGTGGTGAAATTCAGTTTCAGGGCTTCGTGACTGACGAGGCTCCCAAATGGACATGGCAGGTAGCTTCACCCGATCAGAGCTGGGCGGTGGACACTGCCGATGCCCGCTACGAGAACGGACAGCTTGTTTTTGACCTGCACGATAAAGGCCCTCTGCCATTTCTTGAAGGCCATCTGCATGAGGTGGCGGAGCGCGGTGGCCCAGGTTTAACGCCCCTAATAACCTTCAGCAGTGGAGGTCAACCATTGTTAATCGTCAAAGGCGATAGCACCCGCTCACAACGATTTCGGGCTGCTGTTCCGGTGCGCGATCCAGATAGCGATAACACGGTGGGGCAGCTCTCTTTCAACCTTGATCAGGCATTGGCGGTGAGTACAGGTTATCAGGAAGAGGGAGTCATGCTTCCTGCAGGCATGTCACTGGTCAGTGGAGAAAGCGTGACGGCGGTTCAGACGGCGACTTTACCCCAGGGAGTGATGAGCCGTCTTCCTGCTTTGTTATTAATGAATAGCGGATTCAGTCATGGCATGAGTACCGCCAGTAATGGTCAGGTGGTCAGCCAGAGCGTGCTGGCTGATGGGCGGGTGATGGATCTGGCCGCTGCGTATGCCTCGGCCGTATCCGGTTTTGAGCTGCGCCTGCCGGCAGAAGGCACACCAGCACGGTGGCATGCCGGGCTGAATGTGACCGTAACGGTGCAGTAA